Proteins encoded within one genomic window of Nomia melanderi isolate GNS246 chromosome 8, iyNomMela1, whole genome shotgun sequence:
- the H gene encoding transcriptional corepressor hairless, with protein sequence MREKSAECHAHAGHVRGTTEMCSRDPSALHSTLTKANGKNSSPQPTHHSETRIDNSLLPTPGGRLKFFKDGKFILELSHRRDGERTTWFPVPKKTFWPPASTTPNRQESSTSLSVSDDNSSVQSSPWQRDHCWKQANPRRRISTEFNFYYYRNPRNRLCAHPRLIARKRRRPLDPTSHLLVPESVTNYIKLTRKANGTPTGKVLNIIIDKLARLLDPNVVSPRKRILRELERVSLEDQASKRRATPQPVCTTSAPTPSPKQLSSYSITSILGEDKPSHEQGFLRNLLKPDDRQTVKYSSGNSYPRVRVDPYIGTTNTPLQHPLYGVPMLPPGPYRAPLWMHYPSPVHYPPTMPLYAPPPPHPPSPPVHHYKDYREQTLTPPSDMPLNLSKHAG encoded by the exons ATGCGCGAGAAGTCAGCAGAATGTCATGCTCACGCAGGTCACGTGAGGGGCACAACAGAAATGTGCTCACGTGATCCTTCTGCATTGCACTCAACCCTTACCAAGGCAAATGGTAAAAACTCAAGCCCTCAGCCAACTCATCACTCAGAAACACGAATTGATAACAGTTTACTTCCAACTCCTGGTGGACGgttaaaattctttaaagatggaaaatttattttggagTTATCTCATCGTAGAGACGGGGAAAGAACCACGTGGTTTCCAGTTCCAAAAAAAACATTTTGGCCACCAGCTAGCACAACTCCAAATAGGCAGGAAAGTTCCACTTCTCTTAGTG TCTCTGATGATAATTCGTCGGTTCAGTCAAGTCCTTGGCAAAGAGATCACTGCTGGAAGCAAGCAAACCCAAGACGTAGGATATCTACggagtttaatttttattattatagaaatccAAGAAACCGTCTGTGTGCACATCCTCGCTTAATAGCAAGAAAGCGTAGACGTCCGTTAGATCCTACTTCTCACCTACTTGTTCCAGAATCAGTAACAAATTATATTAAGCTAACACGAAAGGCGAATGGTACACCAACTggaaaagttttaaatataatcatCGACAAATTAGCGCGCCTTCTAGATCCTAATGTCGTTTCACCTCGCAAACGCATTCTGCGCGAATTGGAAAGAGTATCGTTAGAAGACCAAGCGTCTAAAAGACGCGCGACACCACAGCCTGTTTGTACAACGAGTGCTCCAACACCATCACCCAAACAACTATCATCGTACAGCATAACAAGTATCTTGGGAGAAGATAAGCCGAGTCATGAGCAAGGCTTTCTAAGGAATTTGTTGAAGCCAGATGATAGACAAACTGTGAAATACTCATCAGGTAACTCGTACCCCAGGGTACGGGTGGACCCCTACATTGGTACCACAAATACACCTCTTCAGCACCCACTGTATGGTGTGCCAATGTTACCTCCTGGACCATATAGAGCACCCTTATGGATGCATTATCCATCGCCCGTCCATTATCCACCTACTATGCCATTGTATGCACCACCACCACCTCATCCCCCATCTCCTCCAGTTCATCATTACAAAGACTACAGGGAACAAACTCTTACACCTCCTTCAG ATATGCCTCTAAATCTGTCGAAGCATGCGGGTTGA